CAGACCCCTTAAAGGACAAAGTACAGGAACGCCTGATACAACTGGCCACAGAAGATGCCTTTCTAAAGGCCAAAGTAATTGCAAAAGCCTCAGGAACAGAACTGCAGAAAGTGCTCCGCATCCAATATGGCAATTCCTACAATGCACCCGTAAGGATGGAAAGGGCGGTGATGAGTTTGGAGGCCGATGCCATGAAGGTTGATGGCTTCACCCCTACTGACCTGACCTATAACGCTAACATTGTGGTAGTTTGGGCCATAGAATAACAAGAACAATTTTAAGGCCGTATATTAAACCTTATTTTTGAGAAGTACTAAGAGTAGATGAAACTCCTGTTTAAGAAACCGTATTACTTTTTTTTCCCGGCAAGTCTGATATTGATCGCTTTGGGTTTTATCATCCCTCTGGTCAATTTTGATTTTAACATCAAAGACACGTATGTAGTGGTTCAGCAGCGGTGGGTCTTTCATTTGCTGGCTTTGTTCGGGTTTTTGATTGCCCTGGTTTACTGGATAATGTCCAGGACCGGCAAAAAACTTCGCTATCGCTTAAATGCAATCCATGTAGGTACCTCCCTTTTCGGTCCAATTCTGATTTTTATGAGTTCGCTTTTTTACAAAGAGGTTTTACACTTAAGGGGTTCAGAAGAGATCGGTATGAAAATGGAATTGCTGGAGGCTAATTACCATAACAATTCGGTGAGTTTGGTGATCGTGGCCCTGGTGACGATTACCCTTGTGGTTCAACTGGTGTTCCCGGTAAATATACTAATGGCTTTTTTAAATAAAAGGGAAGAACAAAAAGACTAAGCCAATTTAGAAGTACTCTTTCTGGTCTTAAAAGTCAATTCCTTTTTGATCCTGCTGTTCTTAAAACGGTAAAGACGAGCAACGCTGTTCTCTTTTGCGGTTTCAGTAATGATCTCTTTGGCGGCAGTTTGAACCTTAACCTCAGCAGTGTTTTCCTGAGCCTGGGCAGCGAAGCTGATAAAGAAGATAAAGAAGATGGTTACTAGCGTTTTCATGTCTTGCGTTTTATATATATAAAACGCAAACACAGGGGGTTCACCGGGGTGCAGTTCGCTGAAAAACCCTTATTTTTCGGTATCTGACAAGAACCTGGGTAAAGTGCAAAAAATCATCGGTGAACGTCACTAACCCCAAAAACCTCTTACCGAGAAAAGGTGTCGTTTATCCTAGCTAATTCTCTTTTAATTTCAAGATTAAAACCTTACTTTATGTAGCATGTATTAGATACCGGTTCTCTATTTCAATACCCATGAAGGAATCGCCCGTAAAAAAAGTAGCTGCCATAATGTTTACCGACATAGTGGGGTATACCACTATGATGGGTGATAATGAAAGCAGGGCTCTTGAAGTATTGCGCAAGAGCAGAGCTATACATCTGTCTAATATTGAAAAACAAAAGGGGTTGAAAATTAAGGAAATGGGTGACGGCCTGCTCGCACAATTCAATAGTCCGTTGCAGGCCCTGCTCTGTGCCAGGGATATACAACTCGATGCGAGGTCCTTGTCCTGCAAAATTAGAATCGGAATACACTTTGGTGAAGTGACCGTTGAAGATGGGGATGTATTTGGCAATGGAGTAAACATTGCCTCAAGGCTACAATCCGTTGCCGATCCCGGAGGGATTTTTATATCCGGTGACGTTTTTAATGAAATTAATACCGAATGTGATATCGCATTTGATCATCTTGGAAAGATTCGCTTAAAAAACGTAAAAAGGCCAATTGAAACCTTGGCAATAGCCGATAAAGGATTTCCCAGGACCTCCAGAAAAAGAAAGAAGGAACTATTAGGTTCAGATAGTATTGATTCCATCGCTGTACTGCCTTTTCAGAATTTATCCGAAGATCCATCTCAGCAATTCTTTGTCGATGGAATGCACGACGCCTTGATTACAGAGATCTCCCAGATCAGTTCCTTACGTGTTATTTCAAGGACGTCAACCCTCCGATATAAAAACACTACCAAATCCATTTCGGAAATTGGAGAAGAGCTGGGTGTCGATGCCCTGGTAGAAGCTTCAGTACTAAGGCATAAAAATAAGGTAAGGATACAGGCACAGCTGATTAAGACGATTCAAAAAGAGGAACACTTATGGGCAAATTCCTATGACAGAGAAGTGAAGGACGTACTCAATATGTACAACGAGGTCGTAAAGGATATTACGGATAAAATAGATGCCAAGCTAACCAAGGCTGAAGCCCATCATCTCGATCAGACCTACGAAGTGGTTCCCGAAGCCTATGAAGCGTATTTGAAAGGCATGTTTGAATGGGAAAAATTAAGTGCTGTCGGCCTGGAAAAATCACTGCAATACTTTTCAGAATCAACCAAAATTGATCAGAAGTTTGCTCCTGCCTATAACGGCATGGCGGGTGTATGGCTGGGAAAGGCACAAATGGGGTACCTTCATATAAAAGATGCATTGCCACATATTTATGAGAATATGTACAAATCTTTTGACCTCGATGATCATATTTCAGAGTCTTATTTTTGGCGGGCAAGTTTAAATGTTTGGATCGACTGGGATTGGGAGAAAGGCAAAACCTCTTTTGAAAAGGCAATCCAGATCAATCCGAATTTAGCCGTAGGCAGGGCTTATTATTCTCATTTATTGGCGATTTTGGGCAAATTAAAGGAGGCATTGAGCGAAATTGAATTGGCCATACAACTCGATCCCTACAACATTTTGATACAGTCTTTATACGGCATGGTGCTGAACTATGCCAGGAAATACCAGAGATCGAAGAATGTACTTCTGAATATCCTGGAGGAGAATCACGCCCATCCTGTCGCACTTTCTACCCTGCGTTCTGTCTATTATAATCTCGGAGAATTTGAAAAATCCTACGAGATATTCAACAAATCCTACCTTGAGAAAGGTAGAAATAAAGAATCTGAGGTTTTACAGGCGAGTTATGCAGAGGGAGGATATCAAAACGCGCTAACCAGGGTAGCGGAGTTAAAAATTGAGGGAACTGATGGCACCTATAGCACTCCCTGGCAAATAGCTACCTTGTATACCAGGGCAGGAAATAAAGACAAAGCCATTGAATACATAAAAAAAGCACACGAGATACGCGATCCCAACATGCCTTATTTGGGGATCGATCCAATTTTCGATAACTTAAGAGAAGAACCAGAATACATCAATATCCTAAAGCAACTCAACCTTTATGAATTTCTAAATAGAAAACAAGATGGAAGCAATTAATCAGGTTATTTCATTGGAAAAAGAAGCGTTAAAAGCGTGGTCTTCTGGTAATCCTGCTGGATACGGAGTTCACGCCCATCAGGAATTAATTTACTTTGACAATCTGGGGGCTCAAAATTTCCTGGAAGGAGAAGAAGAAATAAAGTCCTATGCGGAAGCTGCATTTGCAGAATTAACCGCTCATACCTACGAAATGGTAGGAGTAAAGGCAAAACAATACGGAGATACTGTAATTTTGGGATATCAATACCATCCAACCATGTTAGACGGCAGCCCTTCTATGAACTGGGCGGCAACGGTGGTCTATTCTTTAATTGAGGATTCCTGGAAAATGGTACATACAAGCTGGACCATGCTGATGCCTCCTCCAGAACGATAAAATTAAGCCAATTTAGAAGTAATCTTTCTGGTCTTAAAAGACAATTCCTTTTTGATCCTGCTGTTCTTAAAACGGTAAAGACGAGCAACGCTGTTCTCTTTAGCGGTTTCAGTAACGATCTCTTTGGCAGCAGTTTCAACCTTAACCTCAGCAGTGTTTTCCTGAGCCTGGGCAGCGAAGCTGATAAAGAAGATAAAGAAGATGGTTACTAGCGTTTTCATGTCTTGCGTTTTATATATATAAAACGCAAACACAGGGGATTCACCGGGGTGCAGTTCGCTGAAAAACCCTTATTTTTCGGTATCTGACAAGAACTTGGGTAAAGTGCAAAAAATCATCGGTGAACGTCGCTAACCCCAAAAACCTCTTACCGAAAAAAGGTGTCGATAATCGGAAGACCTCTCCCTTCCAAATGCCAAGAAAAGAACATTTTATAAAAAATCTTAGCTATCCGGAAGGTTGGTGCACCAAGTAGTTACTGAAATTATTACATTTAGTACTCAAACCTAACCACAACCACCCATGAAAACACTATCCCTTTTTTTCCTCTTTTTTCTGACACTTACAGCCATAACCGCCCAGGAATCCTCAAAAGACTATTCTGAGGCCTTTAAACTAATTGAGGTTTGGCTGGATGCCCAGCAAGACTACGATAAGCTTCCCGGGATCACTGCCGCCGTTATCGAAGACCAGAAAGTACTTTGGGCAGGTGCCTTCGGGCAGTCTAACAAAGCAGAGGATGTACAGATGACCGCCGAGACCCTCTGCAGTATCTGTTCTATTTCTAAACTCTTTACCGCAGTCTCCATTATGATCCTCTATGAAGAAGGTAAACTGCGCCTCGACGATAACGTGGAAAATCTGCTTCCCAATTACGACCTGAAGCAACAATTCCCGGATAGTGGCCCAATCACGGTACGAAGCCTGCTTACCCATTCTTCAGGCCTGCCACGGGAGGCCAATGCGCCCTACTGGACAGGACCCGATTTTCCATTCCCCACACGAGAAGAGGTCAACAACGGCCTTAAAGCACAACAAACCCTCTACCGTGCTTCCACTTATTACCAGTACAGTAACCTGGCTCTCACGCTCTTAGGAGAGATCATAGCAGAAGTCTCGGGGCAAAGCTATGACGACTTTGTACAGGAACATATCCTCACCCCCCTGCAAATGGGAAACACCCGTACAACCCTCCCCGAAAACCTATATGGCAGCTCCCTTGCCTATGGATATAGTGCCATCAACCGCCAAGGGGAAAGACCTCAGGTAAACTTTTTCCAG
This DNA window, taken from Muriicola soli, encodes the following:
- a CDS encoding adenylate/guanylate cyclase domain-containing protein, translated to MKESPVKKVAAIMFTDIVGYTTMMGDNESRALEVLRKSRAIHLSNIEKQKGLKIKEMGDGLLAQFNSPLQALLCARDIQLDARSLSCKIRIGIHFGEVTVEDGDVFGNGVNIASRLQSVADPGGIFISGDVFNEINTECDIAFDHLGKIRLKNVKRPIETLAIADKGFPRTSRKRKKELLGSDSIDSIAVLPFQNLSEDPSQQFFVDGMHDALITEISQISSLRVISRTSTLRYKNTTKSISEIGEELGVDALVEASVLRHKNKVRIQAQLIKTIQKEEHLWANSYDREVKDVLNMYNEVVKDITDKIDAKLTKAEAHHLDQTYEVVPEAYEAYLKGMFEWEKLSAVGLEKSLQYFSESTKIDQKFAPAYNGMAGVWLGKAQMGYLHIKDALPHIYENMYKSFDLDDHISESYFWRASLNVWIDWDWEKGKTSFEKAIQINPNLAVGRAYYSHLLAILGKLKEALSEIELAIQLDPYNILIQSLYGMVLNYARKYQRSKNVLLNILEENHAHPVALSTLRSVYYNLGEFEKSYEIFNKSYLEKGRNKESEVLQASYAEGGYQNALTRVAELKIEGTDGTYSTPWQIATLYTRAGNKDKAIEYIKKAHEIRDPNMPYLGIDPIFDNLREEPEYINILKQLNLYEFLNRKQDGSN
- a CDS encoding YybH family protein, translating into MEAINQVISLEKEALKAWSSGNPAGYGVHAHQELIYFDNLGAQNFLEGEEEIKSYAEAAFAELTAHTYEMVGVKAKQYGDTVILGYQYHPTMLDGSPSMNWAATVVYSLIEDSWKMVHTSWTMLMPPPER
- a CDS encoding serine hydrolase domain-containing protein, with protein sequence MKTLSLFFLFFLTLTAITAQESSKDYSEAFKLIEVWLDAQQDYDKLPGITAAVIEDQKVLWAGAFGQSNKAEDVQMTAETLCSICSISKLFTAVSIMILYEEGKLRLDDNVENLLPNYDLKQQFPDSGPITVRSLLTHSSGLPREANAPYWTGPDFPFPTREEVNNGLKAQQTLYRASTYYQYSNLALTLLGEIIAEVSGQSYDDFVQEHILTPLQMGNTRTTLPENLYGSSLAYGYSAINRQGERPQVNFFQAKGIKAAAGFSSNVLDLGKFASWQFRLRDTTTAEILKPATLKLMQQVHFMDPNWRNSWGLGFVVYKGAGGSTWVGHGGSCPGYRSTLQLDLKNKRAYAVMINAGGTSPNRYSNGIYGILNKVKSGKKADSDIKFEDYTGYYDARPWGSEEYIGSWEGKLMMINLPTRTPADNITLYKHIEGDTFRRIRDDDELGETVVFERNAEGKVYRYSQHGNYVYKMMH